In one Actinomyces trachealis genomic region, the following are encoded:
- a CDS encoding thymidine phosphorylase: MEQFDVVDVIRTKRDGGRLSQEQVAWTLDAYTRGAVKEEQMAALAMAIFLRGMEREEISQWTQAMIDSGERMDFSGIGRPTVDKHSTGGVGDKITLPLAPLVACFGVAVPQLSGRGLGHTGGTLDKLEAIPGWRASLSNEEILHQLGQGCGAVVCAAGAGLAPADKKLYALRDITSTVDCIPLIASSIMSKKIAEGTSSLVLDVKVGSGAFMKDLGTARELAQAMVDLGQDAGVRTFAFLTDMSTPLGLKVGNALEVEESVEVLAGGGPQDVVELTLALARKMLEMAGQPDADVEAALKDGRAMDRWRAMIREQGGDPDAVLPVSRHSHQVLATADGVLESLDALCVGVASWRLGAGRAVKEDPVQAAAGIEIHAKPGQPLRQGQPVLTLHTDDEWRIPRALEALEGGIRIGTQAPASGSVLLGHVE, encoded by the coding sequence ATGGAGCAGTTCGACGTCGTCGATGTCATCCGGACCAAGCGGGACGGCGGTCGGCTCAGCCAGGAGCAGGTCGCCTGGACCCTGGACGCCTACACCCGGGGGGCGGTCAAGGAGGAGCAGATGGCCGCCCTGGCCATGGCCATCTTCCTGCGCGGCATGGAGCGGGAGGAAATCTCCCAGTGGACTCAGGCGATGATTGACTCCGGTGAGCGCATGGACTTCAGCGGGATCGGCCGCCCTACCGTGGACAAGCACTCTACCGGTGGCGTGGGTGACAAGATCACCTTGCCACTGGCTCCCCTGGTGGCCTGCTTCGGGGTGGCCGTGCCCCAGCTCTCCGGGCGGGGCCTGGGTCACACCGGCGGCACTCTGGACAAGCTGGAGGCGATTCCTGGCTGGCGGGCCAGCCTGTCCAACGAGGAGATCCTACACCAGCTGGGCCAGGGCTGTGGCGCCGTGGTCTGCGCCGCGGGCGCGGGCCTGGCTCCGGCGGACAAGAAGCTCTACGCCCTGCGGGATATCACCTCCACTGTGGACTGTATCCCCTTGATCGCCTCCTCCATCATGTCCAAGAAGATCGCTGAGGGCACCAGCTCCCTGGTGCTGGACGTCAAGGTGGGCTCCGGGGCCTTCATGAAGGACCTTGGCACCGCCCGCGAGTTGGCCCAGGCCATGGTGGACCTGGGTCAGGACGCCGGGGTGCGCACCTTCGCCTTCCTCACGGACATGTCCACGCCGCTGGGCCTCAAGGTCGGTAACGCCCTGGAGGTGGAGGAGTCCGTGGAGGTGCTCGCGGGCGGCGGTCCGCAAGACGTTGTCGAGCTGACCCTCGCCCTTGCCCGCAAGATGCTGGAGATGGCGGGGCAGCCTGACGCCGACGTGGAGGCAGCGCTCAAGGACGGTCGTGCCATGGACCGCTGGCGCGCCATGATCCGTGAGCAGGGCGGTGACCCGGACGCGGTCCTGCCCGTCTCCCGGCACAGCCACCAGGTGCTGGCCACCGCGGACGGGGTCCTGGAGAGTCTGGACGCACTGTGCGTGGGCGTGGCCTCCTGGCGGCTGGGTGCGGGCCGGGCGGTCAAGGAGGACCCGGTGCAGGCGGCGGCGGGGATCGAGATCCACGCCAAACCGGGTCAGCCCCTGCGCCAGGGGCAGCCGGTACTGACCCTGCACACCGACGATGAGTGGCGGATCCCCCGGGCCCTGGAGGCCCTGGAGGGCGGCATCCGGATCGGCACCCAGGCCCCGGCTAGCGGCAGCGTGTTGCTAGGCCACGTGGAGTGA
- a CDS encoding cytidine deaminase encodes MQIDWESLTAAAVEAMRHAYCPYSGYPVGAAGVTADGQVVVGCNVENASYGLGLCAECAMVGALALSGGGRLVAVACVNGNEEPVVPCGRCRQLIFEHGGPECLVRMPSGVMPMSQVLPEGFGSTDLTLVPTSTFRQH; translated from the coding sequence ATGCAGATCGACTGGGAGTCACTCACCGCGGCCGCCGTGGAGGCGATGCGCCACGCCTACTGCCCCTACAGCGGCTACCCGGTAGGTGCGGCCGGGGTCACCGCCGACGGGCAGGTGGTGGTGGGCTGTAACGTGGAGAACGCCTCCTACGGGCTGGGCCTGTGCGCGGAGTGCGCCATGGTCGGGGCCCTGGCCCTCTCCGGTGGGGGACGCCTGGTGGCCGTGGCCTGTGTTAACGGCAACGAGGAGCCGGTGGTCCCCTGCGGGCGCTGCCGCCAGCTGATCTTTGAGCACGGCGGTCCCGAGTGCCTGGTGCGCATGCCGTCTGGTGTCATGCCCATGAGCCAGGTGTTGCCTGAGGGCTTCGGCTCCACGGACCTAACGCTGGTACCCACCAGCACCTTCCGTCAGCACTGA